A DNA window from Kitasatospora viridis contains the following coding sequences:
- a CDS encoding TauD/TfdA family dioxygenase → MPQNPSRLRIVETPEELRRAPVDAAELREGAVLVRAAALEAPDTLPAVRQAVPWMRLWRDHPSWAGGYWRCVVDAEDDTPVYTAYRPRTLRFHTDMSRYLVPPEFTVIRCVTPDSAGGENLLLHIDDVFARLRELGRDDIIRFLTARRTLSMEARHLGPWVEGSGLEVDATASTQLAVAADPAAPCRIFDRHGATKGSHLDLSPADERLFDDFLDLCSDATDLAPQVRLESGDVLLFSNWRLLHARLACAGSGRVTEICMGDSAPTTEEPAA, encoded by the coding sequence TTGCCCCAGAACCCGTCTCGACTGAGGATCGTCGAAACTCCCGAAGAGCTGCGCCGGGCCCCCGTCGACGCCGCCGAGTTGCGCGAAGGCGCGGTGCTGGTCCGGGCAGCCGCCCTCGAAGCCCCGGACACCCTGCCGGCGGTGCGCCAGGCGGTGCCGTGGATGCGCCTGTGGCGGGACCACCCGTCCTGGGCCGGCGGCTACTGGCGCTGCGTGGTGGATGCCGAGGACGACACCCCGGTGTACACCGCCTACCGTCCGCGCACCCTGCGCTTCCACACCGACATGTCGCGCTACCTGGTCCCACCCGAGTTCACCGTCATCCGGTGCGTCACCCCGGACAGCGCGGGCGGGGAGAACCTCCTGCTGCACATCGACGACGTCTTCGCCCGGCTCCGGGAGCTGGGACGCGACGACATCATCCGGTTCCTGACGGCCCGTCGGACGCTCTCGATGGAGGCCAGGCACCTCGGCCCCTGGGTCGAGGGCAGCGGTCTGGAGGTCGACGCGACCGCGTCGACCCAGCTGGCCGTCGCCGCCGACCCGGCGGCGCCGTGCCGGATCTTCGACCGGCACGGCGCCACGAAGGGCAGCCACCTCGACCTCTCCCCGGCTGACGAGCGGCTGTTCGACGACTTCCTCGACCTCTGCTCCGACGCGACCGATCTGGCACCGCAGGTCCGCCTGGAGTCGGGAGACGTCCTGCTCTTCTCCAACTGGCGCCTGCTGCACGCCCGGCTGGCGTGTGCCGGCTCGGGCCGGGTGACCGAGATCTGCATGGGCGACAGCGCCCCGACCACGGAGGAGCCCGCCGCATGA
- a CDS encoding cupin domain-containing protein: MTATPTTPAADDSGSPREDRQPAGADFALPSMDLAALRWFDPAGRAVQRLHASEQCDVIVVGWEAGQQSSYHDHGVSESVVIVVEGRITAESEGATRVLGPAEVLVTPRGAHHRMRNDGPERAVTFHVYAPPMSGGVSAPYRDHTTPSD, translated from the coding sequence ATGACCGCGACCCCGACCACACCGGCCGCCGACGACTCCGGCTCGCCCCGCGAAGACCGGCAGCCCGCCGGAGCCGACTTCGCCCTGCCCAGCATGGACCTGGCCGCCCTGCGCTGGTTCGACCCGGCGGGCCGCGCCGTCCAGCGGCTGCACGCCTCCGAGCAGTGCGACGTCATCGTCGTCGGCTGGGAGGCCGGCCAGCAGAGCTCGTACCACGACCACGGTGTCTCCGAGTCGGTGGTGATCGTGGTCGAGGGGCGGATCACCGCCGAGAGCGAGGGCGCCACCCGGGTCCTCGGCCCTGCCGAGGTCCTGGTCACGCCGCGCGGAGCGCACCACCGGATGCGCAACGACGGTCCGGAGCGGGCGGTCACCTTCCACGTCTACGCGCCACCCATGTCGGGCGGGGTCTCCGCGCCCTACCGCGACCACACCACGCCGAGCGACTGA
- a CDS encoding radical SAM protein, translating into MSSGTALADLREFSYQGESYAFEPKSLKFRPTGRDNPRLAQHFEEVSTREPVLRPMPAGGISFITLNVAHDCNMACPYCFAKQGLYGGRDRKLMDSESARRSVDWLFEQAGQKPEVYLRFLGGEPLMNVPVIREAALYAEEKARQSGKRIYMSINTNGTLFNADIAKMLTDHRMTVSISMDGTRAAHNTFRVFRNGTGTYDAVVRNVGRFLAVDPDTMINATLTAENLDVDEYAELFRSLGVKMVRFAVVGTAVPEIAVAKEEKLARLLAAYDRLAVTYRDQLLSGDVWYLADFYKYFGNFRTLEKRHNRCGAGTAYVNVDVDGNVNLCHRFTTDGTQRIGKVTSKTVDVPLGIRTRDQLQATSASVPSGPEVSQLTGQPGIRALKLAGEEPKMRGASVPAHLHRQLDGTAFFEQIDSTAGVTSANVCAGCDIRHVCGGSCFHDGEILYGDLFGGPDGFKCEVDRHLAKISMWLLDSIFQHDPTLLDRLDDLHLRSQQHHAE; encoded by the coding sequence GTGAGCAGCGGCACCGCCCTCGCTGACCTCCGAGAGTTCTCCTACCAGGGCGAGAGCTACGCGTTCGAGCCCAAGTCCCTGAAGTTCCGGCCGACCGGCCGGGACAACCCCCGCCTCGCCCAGCACTTCGAGGAGGTCAGCACGCGCGAGCCGGTGCTGCGCCCGATGCCGGCCGGCGGGATCAGCTTCATCACCCTGAACGTCGCGCACGACTGCAACATGGCCTGCCCGTACTGCTTCGCCAAGCAGGGACTGTACGGCGGCCGTGACCGCAAGCTGATGGACAGCGAGTCCGCCCGGCGCTCCGTCGACTGGCTGTTCGAGCAGGCCGGCCAGAAGCCCGAGGTCTACCTGCGCTTCCTCGGCGGCGAGCCGCTGATGAACGTCCCGGTGATCCGGGAGGCCGCGCTGTACGCCGAGGAGAAGGCCCGGCAGAGCGGCAAGCGGATCTACATGAGCATCAACACCAACGGCACGCTGTTCAACGCCGACATCGCCAAGATGCTGACGGACCACCGGATGACGGTGTCGATCAGCATGGACGGGACGCGTGCGGCCCACAACACCTTCCGGGTGTTCCGCAACGGCACCGGCACCTACGACGCGGTGGTGCGCAACGTCGGACGGTTCCTGGCCGTGGACCCGGACACCATGATCAACGCCACCCTGACGGCGGAGAACCTGGACGTGGACGAGTACGCGGAGCTCTTCCGCAGCCTCGGCGTCAAGATGGTGCGTTTCGCCGTGGTCGGAACGGCCGTTCCGGAGATCGCGGTGGCCAAGGAGGAGAAGCTCGCCCGGCTGCTGGCCGCCTACGACCGGCTGGCCGTCACCTACCGGGACCAGCTGTTGAGCGGCGACGTCTGGTACCTGGCCGACTTCTACAAGTACTTCGGCAACTTCCGCACCCTGGAGAAGCGGCACAACCGGTGCGGCGCCGGCACGGCCTACGTGAACGTCGACGTGGACGGCAACGTCAACCTCTGCCACCGCTTCACGACCGACGGCACGCAGCGGATCGGCAAGGTGACCAGCAAGACCGTCGACGTGCCGCTCGGGATCCGCACCCGGGACCAGCTGCAGGCCACCTCCGCCTCGGTGCCCTCCGGCCCGGAGGTCTCCCAGCTGACCGGTCAGCCCGGGATCCGGGCCCTCAAGCTGGCCGGCGAGGAGCCCAAGATGCGCGGCGCCTCGGTGCCCGCGCACCTGCACCGGCAGCTCGACGGCACCGCGTTCTTCGAGCAGATCGACTCCACCGCCGGTGTCACCAGTGCGAACGTGTGCGCCGGCTGCGACATCCGGCACGTCTGCGGCGGCTCCTGCTTCCACGACGGGGAGATCCTCTACGGCGACCTGTTCGGCGGGCCCGACGGCTTCAAGTGCGAGGTGGACCGCCACCTGGCCAAGATCTCGATGTGGCTGCTCGACTCCATCTTCCAGCACGACCCGACGCTGCTCGACCGCCTGGACGACCTCCACCTCCGTTCGCAGCAGCACCACGCGGAATGA